The Paenibacillus pabuli DNA segment TCTGCCGATTGGTCGCGTCCGCGAGTGTGATGAATTGCAGATCTAATCCCTGGCGGTTAGCTGCCCAGGACAGATAGATCGGATCAATGGGGATACAGTGTCCACCGATGCCTGGGCCGGGATAGAACGGCATATAACCAAACGGCTTGGTTGCTGCTGCGTCCAAAACTTCCCAGATGTTCACGCCCATTTGTTCACAGGCAGGCATGAGCTCGTTCACCAGTGCAATGTTCACACTGCGAAACGTATTTTCGAACAACTTCGCCGTTTCAGCCACGGTCGTTGAACTGACGGGAACGATCTCATTAAGAAACGAGCCATAGAATTCTTGGCCGTAGGATAAGCAGGCAGGTGTTGAGCCACCGATAATTTTCGGGGTATTTTTCACACCATAGCTGACACTGCCCGGGTCCACCCGTTCGGGAGAATAACAGACATAAAACTGCTCGCCTGCTGTCCAGCCCGTGGCTGCTTCGAGCGGCTGCTTCACACGCTCCTCGGTTGTGCCGGGGTAGGTCGTGCTCTCCAAAATAATCAGGCTTCCCTCCTGCAAATAAGGAGTCAAGCCATCCACCGCGGCAGCAATATAGGAAATGTCCGGCTGATGATCGGCCGTCAGCGGCGTGGGTACACAGATGACAATGACATTCGCCTGCGCCACTGCGGCATAATCCGTGCCGGCCGTAAACAGCCCGGCTTGAGTTAACGATTGAATGGCCGCATCTTCAATGCCCATGACATAAGAGTCGCCTGCACGGAGCCTTGCCACTTTGAATTCATCAATATCAATCCCGTGAACGCGATAACCGGCCTGTGCCATCTCCACCGCCATGGGAAGTCCGACATAACCCAGACCAATCACGACGGCTTTCAGGGAGCGGCCGTTTATTTTGTTTTGCATAGTTTCCACCTCCAAACGCTCCGCCTCCCTTGTTAGTCGATATAGCCGCCTGCCCGTAAAAATTCGGCAATGGCCTGCCGCTTCATCATGTCACCGTCCGAACGGTACTCGGAAAAAGTCACGCGAGGCAGTTTACGATACGAATTCGTCAGGCGCTTGTCCGGTTCCTGTGGCAGGATTACATAATATTGCTCATCGTATTGATAAGTGCGCGGTGCCTCATAAGGCGAAATCAGCACTTCATGCAATTTCTCACCTGGGCGTATGCCCGTAACCTTGTAGTCGCTCGCCGGACGTCCGGCCTGTTCCAGCATGACTGACGCCAGATCCGTCATTTTGCAGGCTTTCATTTTCATCACAAATGTCTCTCCGCCTACCGCAGCCTCAGCCGCCTTGAGCAGCAGATAAATGGCTTCCGTACGGGTCAGAAAAAAGCGGGTCATTCCCTTATCCGTTATGGTCAGACTTTTGCCTTCATCGATCTGGCGACGGAATAACGGCACTACACTACCGCTTGTACCCAGCACGTTACCACCGCGGATGCAGACAAACCTGGTGTGTTCACTCAGCCAATTGGCACGGATCATCATTTTTTCGCCGAGTGCCTTCGTCATGCCGTATACGTTAATCGGATCTACGGCTTTGTCCGTCGAGACATCGATGACTTTGGGAATCTGCATACGGATCGCGGCCCGGATAATGTTCTGCGTACCGATGACATTCGTCTTGAACGCTTCGTCGGGCTGGTCCTCGCATACTGGAACATGTTTCAATGCAGCCAGATGAAAAAGGACGTCCACGCCCTTGCACGCATCCTCCACTGCCCGGTAATCCCGAATATCCCCAATGAGGAACCGCAGGCGCGCATCATGACCGAAATCACGCTGCATGGCAATCTGGGCATATTCATTACGGGATAGAATGCGAATCTCTGCCGGTTCCTGCTCCAGCAATACCTCGGTCAGCTTTTGACCCCAGGAGCCTGTTCCTCCGGTGATCAGAATCGTTTGCCCTTTAATCATGGTTGAATCCCTCCCTGATCAGATCATGAATTCGCGTAATACTTGAGCCATCTCGTCCCGGCTTAACCGGTCTTTTGGCGGTACCTTTTTGACCGACGTGTTATTCGAATGAACGATATTGACATAATTGCGCGGAGCGAGCAGCTCGTGCGGCAGATCGATGACATTGCCATGCGTGCCTCTGCCCGGGAGCTTGACCCGGTATCCTGCTGCATACTCGGCCGTTTTATATAAGTAGACATAAAATTGCGGTGAACGGTGAAACGCCGGGGCCATCTCGTTATTCACGCTATCCCACAGGTATCCGTTCTGATTGATCAGTGCCATCGTCTGCGGCTGTGGCTTCACGTCATAGAGCTGCTGTACGAAGGTCCGGTGATACAGGTCATCTGAATCCAGACGGGCAATATAGATGTGCTCCGCTCCCTCTGCAAATGCCAGAATCGCCCGCACACTCTCAATATTGGTCCCAAAACGAATATTGCTGGGAAGTGGCTCCTGCTGTGCAAGAATCTCCTGCATCAATTCTCCCGATTCCTTGGACAGCTTTACGACCGTCAGGAAATCCTGATTCGTCTGCGCCTTGAGAGAGTGCAGTGTGAAGGTGCGAAAAATGCTCATTCGTCGCTCCAACCATTCTCTTGTTAATCGCTGCGGGTCCATCCCGTAGTTGTTGAAATTAATCTCAATCACGACTTTCCTGGACATAACATTCCTCCTCATCCGAATCTGTCAATCTTCCTGCGCGGAGATGGGGTTCTTTTTATAGTTTTTGGCAGTCGACTCTATAGCGTATGAAAGGAAGATAGAACCGGTACGGACGCTTGCACTAGTTCCTATATAAATAGATTGATATACACCCCAAGATCGGCCCTGCGGGTTGAACGTACAAAACGTTGACGGAGCGCGAACATAGAATAGAGCAGTTCTATTATCAAAGGAGGCCATATCCTGCCATGAATTCGATCTATCTAGAAATTGATGGTGTGCTTGATCAACTTGAAGCAGCGCTCAAAGAACAGCGTCCCTTCTCTCTTGTCCGGGTGGGCGATGGCGAGAATATTGTCATGTCTCAGGAAACCGTCTGGACTACGGAACAGGTCCTTCAGGAGCGCTGGGCCATCAAGGCCAATCGGGGTCAAAAAGGGCTTCGTCTTCCCAACCTTCAGCTCAGGGATGAGGTTGCTGCTTCCCTGCAACGGGCCAGTCTGGTAGGGGTGCTTCCACTCGGAGACCTTACAATCAAAGCTCCGGATTATCTCAAAAGACCGCTGACCGACATGTTGTTCGCGCATTACGGCATCTCTCCAGCGCTCACTTGCCATGCTTGTGTGAATCGGGAACTGGTCCAAATGCCCCGCTTCTGGGAAATGCTTGCAGGAAGACGGGTGCTGCTCGTTACTCGCGAAATCGAGGAACTTCGTGCAGCGCTCGTGCAGGAGCCCTATCATTTGAACATTGCAGCAGCTCTCCCCTTCGATAGCTGGGATCAGATGGCAGAAACGTTGCAATGGATTGAACTAAATCAACATTCCTTCGATGTAGCTCTTTTCTCCTGCGGAGTCAACGCCGTTGTACTCGCCGAGCGTACGGCAGCACTCGCGGGCAAAGTCGCCATCGACTTCGGTAAAGCCAACAACATCATTTTGAATGGCCGCGCCAACTGATCTGCGGTCAGATCACGGCAACTTTCGGAGCAGCCTCGTTATCAGGAAAAGTCAATACTATTGTCATCACGTTCATATGCTTGTCAGCAAAAATCCCGGCCTCACTTGAGGCCGGGATTTTTGTGTTTGGTCATCTGCTGATTGAACTAGCCCGTGGCTGCAATACCATAGAACATCTCTGGTCCGGTACGTACTGCTGTGGAGACCCCCGAAATATACGAAGAGTACACACTTTCCAGTGCCGGCGGGGCGGCCAGATCCTGGGCCGTGAACGAATGGAATTCGACACCTCCGTTCTCACCAACCGTACCTTCGGCACGATAAATCACATTCGCCGGAGTATATACACTGCCGCGTACGAGCTCAACAACGAACGTGTCTCCCGGTTCACCAATAACGCCGATCGTACCGTTCAAGGTGATAATCGGATTGGAAACTCCGAGGGTCTGCAAACCAATGGAGCCGAACATTACCGGGGTATTTGATATGTTCACCCCGGGGAATCCTGCAAATGGCGAGTTCATGGAAGTTCTCATATCCAGAAATACACCCAAGAGTAACACCTCCAATGCTGTGGGATACGTTATTCTATGATTCTCGATTCTCGCTCGCTTGGATGGATAACAGATTCGATCCACCTATTTTTATTTGCACCCGGTTAATGGTATATTGAACTGCATAAACGAAATGAACGGATCGTATGCACACAAGCGGTACAGGCTGTTCAGAAGGAGATTAGTATTCATGAATAAACGCAATCGATCAACAGGCCGTCCATCGGCCAAAGGTAAAGGACCAGCGGGTACCTCGGCAGCACGTTCCCAGAAAGCAAACTCTTCGACTTCCATGTCTTCTGGGGCTTCCGCATCCCGTTCGAAACCCTCGACAGCTTCCAAACCCAAGCATTCAGGTGCTCCTAAACGCGCGGGCAATGCCCATTACCGCAAGCAGGAACCCCCTCGCCAATATAAAGTAACTGAGCCGGATGAGCTGCTGAACTTCCTGCTCCAACATCTAAAATCAGGCCGGAATGCGGTTAAGTCCATCCTGGGCCGCGGACAAGTATCCGTGGATCAGAAGGTGATCACCAAGTTTAATCATGCGCTGACACCAGGGCAGATCGTATCCATCAGCAAAGAAGGTGCAGTAGCCGCCCCTACCATGTCAGGACTTACGATTTTGCATGAGGATGATGATATCATTGTCATTCGCAAGGAAGCTGGATTGTTGTCCATTGCTGCGGATCGCAGCGATGAGCTTACCGCTTATCGTCAGCTGACCGAACATGTACGCCGCACGGATTCGCGAAACCGGATTTTTGTCGTACACCGGCTGGATCGGGATACATCAGGTGTCATGATGTTTGCGAAGAGTGAAGAAGTGAAGCAGAATCTGCAGGACAACTGGAAGGACAAGGTGCAGGAACGCGTATACGTGGCACTTGTCGAAGGTCAGGTAGCCAAACCCGTGGGCACCATTTCTTCGTGGCTGAAGGAGAGCAAAACGCTGAAGATGTACTCCAGTCCACGTCCCAATGATGGACAGCATGCGGTTACACACTATAAACGGCTTCAATCGAACCGTGAATTCTCCCTGCTCGAAGTTCGGCTGGAGACCGGTCGCAAAAACCAGATCCGCGTGCATATGGAAGATCTCGGCCATCCCATTGCAGGTGACAAGAAATATGGTTCTCGCACCAAAACACTCGGACGTCTTGGACTCCATGCACGCGTGTTATCCTTCATTCATCCTACGACGGACGAACTCATGACCTTCGAGACGGATATTCCGAAGCAATTCCTCTATCCTTTCCGTACAGATGCGCCAGCTTCGAAGTAATCTTGTTGGTTGGGCGTTTAGAGGACAAGTCGTGCTGAGAAGGAGGAAGTTAAGCTGAAAAACCTGTTAATTACCGGATACCGGGCACATGAACTGCAAATTTTCGGGCAGAAGCATGAAGGGATTCCCTTCATCAAAAAGGCCATCTCCTCCCGTCTCACACCGCTTGTGGAGGATGGACTGGAGTGGGTGCTGACTCCTGGACAATATGGTGTGGACCTGTGGGCCTGCGAGGTGGTACTTGAGCTAAAAAAGACCTATCCCCACTTGAAGCTGTCCATCATCACTGCGTTTCAGAACCCGGAGGAACAATGGAAGGAAGACAAGCAGGAATACTATCGAACCATCCTTCAGGGCGTGGATTACTACGGAGCGGTGAGCAAGCAGCCTTACATCGGCCCATGGCAATTTACAGCACGGGATGACCTGCTGCTGCGCAAAAGCGATGGCATCCTGCTGGTCTATGATGAGGATGCCGCAGAGGGCAGCCCCCGTTTCGTTAAGGAAAAAGCCGTGAAGAAACAGCAGAATGAGGATTACACGATCATCAGTGTCACTTCCGAGGATATTCAGTCCATCGCCGAGGACGAGCGGATGAACAGCGTAAGCGAGTATGAGGACCCCTCATTCTAATGCAGCTGGATAAGCCGGAATTCATACTTATGTTTTTTTTGGCGAAAGGTTGGGTATAAGTAGTATTAAAACTGCGATTACCATGTCGTATGGATAAAGGGGAACTGCAGCCATGACATTAACGCCAGAGCAGCGCATTCAACTGCATGGGTTCAACAACCTGACCAAGTCGCTGAGCTTCAACATGTACGACATCTGCTACACGAAAA contains these protein-coding regions:
- a CDS encoding nucleotide sugar dehydrogenase; translation: MQNKINGRSLKAVVIGLGYVGLPMAVEMAQAGYRVHGIDIDEFKVARLRAGDSYVMGIEDAAIQSLTQAGLFTAGTDYAAVAQANVIVICVPTPLTADHQPDISYIAAAVDGLTPYLQEGSLIILESTTYPGTTEERVKQPLEAATGWTAGEQFYVCYSPERVDPGSVSYGVKNTPKIIGGSTPACLSYGQEFYGSFLNEIVPVSSTTVAETAKLFENTFRSVNIALVNELMPACEQMGVNIWEVLDAAATKPFGYMPFYPGPGIGGHCIPIDPIYLSWAANRQGLDLQFITLADATNRQMPERVVQRAAALLEQNGTPIQGARIVLAGMAYKKDIDDLRESPALDVFRLLSAAGAEVVFTDPMVPVFRKDDGSVLQSQPAVPGLWTWADLVIVTTDHSGFNYQEMADHAKLIFDTRNATAGIHGGNIVVLGQPKRPQAVAVQSLQEVHSVHGINKVTGMPQHRDVQADRIVDREDIVTSHKEDAIHPDERSGDKHGES
- a CDS encoding polysaccharide biosynthesis protein, which produces MIKGQTILITGGTGSWGQKLTEVLLEQEPAEIRILSRNEYAQIAMQRDFGHDARLRFLIGDIRDYRAVEDACKGVDVLFHLAALKHVPVCEDQPDEAFKTNVIGTQNIIRAAIRMQIPKVIDVSTDKAVDPINVYGMTKALGEKMMIRANWLSEHTRFVCIRGGNVLGTSGSVVPLFRRQIDEGKSLTITDKGMTRFFLTRTEAIYLLLKAAEAAVGGETFVMKMKACKMTDLASVMLEQAGRPASDYKVTGIRPGEKLHEVLISPYEAPRTYQYDEQYYVILPQEPDKRLTNSYRKLPRVTFSEYRSDGDMMKRQAIAEFLRAGGYID
- a CDS encoding glycosyltransferase; amino-acid sequence: MSRKVVIEINFNNYGMDPQRLTREWLERRMSIFRTFTLHSLKAQTNQDFLTVVKLSKESGELMQEILAQQEPLPSNIRFGTNIESVRAILAFAEGAEHIYIARLDSDDLYHRTFVQQLYDVKPQPQTMALINQNGYLWDSVNNEMAPAFHRSPQFYVYLYKTAEYAAGYRVKLPGRGTHGNVIDLPHELLAPRNYVNIVHSNNTSVKKVPPKDRLSRDEMAQVLREFMI
- a CDS encoding GT-D fold domain-containing glycosyltransferase encodes the protein MNSIYLEIDGVLDQLEAALKEQRPFSLVRVGDGENIVMSQETVWTTEQVLQERWAIKANRGQKGLRLPNLQLRDEVAASLQRASLVGVLPLGDLTIKAPDYLKRPLTDMLFAHYGISPALTCHACVNRELVQMPRFWEMLAGRRVLLVTREIEELRAALVQEPYHLNIAAALPFDSWDQMAETLQWIELNQHSFDVALFSCGVNAVVLAERTAALAGKVAIDFGKANNIILNGRAN
- a CDS encoding RluA family pseudouridine synthase, giving the protein MNKRNRSTGRPSAKGKGPAGTSAARSQKANSSTSMSSGASASRSKPSTASKPKHSGAPKRAGNAHYRKQEPPRQYKVTEPDELLNFLLQHLKSGRNAVKSILGRGQVSVDQKVITKFNHALTPGQIVSISKEGAVAAPTMSGLTILHEDDDIIVIRKEAGLLSIAADRSDELTAYRQLTEHVRRTDSRNRIFVVHRLDRDTSGVMMFAKSEEVKQNLQDNWKDKVQERVYVALVEGQVAKPVGTISSWLKESKTLKMYSSPRPNDGQHAVTHYKRLQSNREFSLLEVRLETGRKNQIRVHMEDLGHPIAGDKKYGSRTKTLGRLGLHARVLSFIHPTTDELMTFETDIPKQFLYPFRTDAPASK
- a CDS encoding DUF1273 domain-containing protein, producing the protein MKNLLITGYRAHELQIFGQKHEGIPFIKKAISSRLTPLVEDGLEWVLTPGQYGVDLWACEVVLELKKTYPHLKLSIITAFQNPEEQWKEDKQEYYRTILQGVDYYGAVSKQPYIGPWQFTARDDLLLRKSDGILLVYDEDAAEGSPRFVKEKAVKKQQNEDYTIISVTSEDIQSIAEDERMNSVSEYEDPSF